From a single Oreochromis niloticus isolate F11D_XX linkage group LG3, O_niloticus_UMD_NMBU, whole genome shotgun sequence genomic region:
- the LOC112846038 gene encoding junctional adhesion molecule-like: MNHHPLTQAYRGLIESILTAGITVCLTLKDLHLTDSGVYTCTVYNKDGHMLLQKSVTLSVRVLQVEMVEVSQGQTTVLIPFIVTDDLSQDVKVEWKLTCPEEKMIHLYDSSKKQHLSQDPVYRGHTEMNEDPLNTKDLSLKLKDLHLTDSGVYTCTVYKKYGNILLQKVVTLKVKGSTKSLTGAQSKNTDASVVKPADE; this comes from the exons ATGAACCACCACCCTCTCACCCAGGCCTACAGAGGACTGATAGAGAGCATCCTCACCGCAGGCATCACTGTCTG tctgaccctgaaagacctccacctcactgacagtggagtctacacctgcaccgtctacaacaaGGATGGACACATGCTGCTACAGAAATCAGTGACTCTCAGTGTCAGAG TTCTCCAGGTGGAGATGGTGGAGGTGAGCCAGGGGCAGACGACTGTCCTGATACCATTTATAGTCACCGATGACCTTTCTCAGGACGTCAAAGTGGAGTGGAAACTCACTTGTCCTGAAGAAAAGATGATCCACTTGTATGATAGTAGCAAAAAACAGCATCTGTCACAAGATCCAGTTTATAGAGGCCACAcagagatgaatgaagacccaCTGAACACTAAAGACCTCAGTCTGAAACTGAAAGACCTccacctcactgacagtggagtctacacctgcaccgtctacaagAAGTATGGAAACATCCTGTTACAGAAAGTAGTGACACTCAAAGTCAAAG GAAGTACAAAGAGTCTGACTGGAGCACAGAGTAAAAACACAGATGCCTCTGTTGTTAAACCAGCTGATGAATGA
- the LOC109199623 gene encoding E3 ubiquitin-protein ligase TRIM21-like encodes MSAASNLRSEDQFLCCICLDVFTDPVTTSCGHNFCKTCISQHWDMNQSCQCPMCKETFYTRPQLRVNTFISEMVAQFRREAQQKASSSSSEQQAAKPGEVPCDVCTGTRLKALKSCLVCQTSYCQTHLEPHLTVKGLKRHQLIDAVENLEGRMCTKHDNLLQLFCKTDQTCVCMLCPVLDHKNHEFVPLREEYEGKKAELEKTEAEIQQMIQKRRLKIQEITESVRMSKDAADRQKAEGVQVFTALMESVERRLKELMKEIEDKQETTEKQAEGLIKDLEQEISELMERSSEVEQLSRSEDHLHLLQSFSSLKAAPPSKDWTEVRVHPPSYEGTVGRAVAQLEETIRKLMKKKLFEAELQRVQQYEVDVTLDPDTANSWLILSDDGKQVYHSDVRKNLPDNPERFSLCACVLGEQSFSSGRFYFEVQVKGKTDWDLGVATESINRKGEIIERPQDGFWTVGLVNGNEYEANAGPPVPLCLHPGPEKVGVFVDYEEGLVSFYDVGAAALIYSFTGCSFTHKLHPYFSPCNNDGGENSAPLIICPVNQTESIDD; translated from the coding sequence ATGTCTGCTGCCAGCAATCTGCGATCTGAAGATCAGTTTCTGTGCTGCATCTGTCTGGATGTGTTCACTGATCCAGTCACTACATCATGTGGACACAacttctgcaaaacctgcaTCAGTCAGCACTGGGACATGAATCAGAGCTGTCAGTGTCCCATGTGTAAAGAGACTTTCTACACTAGACCTCAGCTGAGGGTCAACACCTTCATCTCTGAGATGGTTGCTCAGTTCAGACGTGAagctcagcagaaagccagcagcagcagctcagagcaACAAGCTGCCAAACCAGGAGAAGTTCCCTGTGACGTCTGCACTGGAACCAGACTGAAGGCCCTGAAGTCCTGCCTGGTGTGTCAGACCTCCTACTGTCAGACTCACCTGGAGCCTCATCTGACAGTGAAAGGTCTGAAAAGACATCAGCTGATTGATGCTGTGGAGAACCTGGAAGGCAGGATGTGCACGAAGCACGATAACCTTCTGCAGCTGTTCTGTAAGACCGACCAGACATGTGTCTGCATGCTCTGCCCTGTTTTAGACCACAAGAACCACGAGTTTGTTCCTCTGAGAGAAGAATATGAAGGAAAGAAGGCAGAGCTGGAGAAGACAGAGGCTGAGATTCAGCAGATGATCCAGAAGAGACGACTGAAGATTCAGGAGATCACAGAGTCGGTGAGGATGAGTAAAgatgctgcagacagacagaaagcagaagGTGTTCAGGTCTTCACTGCTCTGATGGAGTCTGTTGAGAGACGCCTGAAGGAGCTCATGAAGGAGAtcgaagacaaacaggaaactaCAGAGAAACAGGCTGAAGGTCTCATCAAAGATCTGGAACAGGAAATCTCTGAGCTGATGGAGAGAAGCTCTGaggtggagcagctctcacGCTCTGaagaccacctccacctcctccaaagcTTCTCCTCCCTGAAAGCTGCTCCACCCAGCAAGGACTGGACAGAGGTCAGAGTTCATCCACCATCATATGAGGGGACTGTGGGGAGAGCTGTGGCTCAGCTGGAGGAGACAATCAGGAAACtcatgaagaagaagctgtttgaGGCTGAGCTGCAGAGGGTGCAGCAGTATGAGGTGGATGTGACTCTGGATCCTGATACAGCAAATTCCTGGCTCATCCTGTCTGATGATGGAAAACAAGTGTATCATAGTGATGTGAGGAAGAATCTTCCAGACAACCCAGAGAGATTTTctctgtgtgcttgtgttttaGGAGAGCAGAGTTTCTCTTCAGGCAGATTTTACTTTGAGGTTCAGGTTAAAGGAAAGACTGACTGGGATTTAGGAGTGGCCACAGAGTCGATCAACAGGAAGGGAGAAATCATAGAGAGACCTCAGGATGGTTTCTGGACTGTAGGGCTGGTAAATGGAAATGAGTACGAAGCTAATGCTGGTCCTCCAGTCCCCCTCTGTCTTCATCCTGGTCCTGAGAAGGTGGGGGTGTTTGTGGATTATGAGGAGGGTCTGGTCTCCTTTTATGATGTAGGTGCTGCAGCTCTTATTTACTCCTTTACTGGCTGCTCCTTCACTCACAAACTCCACCCATACTTCAGTCCCTGTAACAATGATGGTGGTGAAAACTCTGCACCTCTGATCATCTGTCCTGTCAATCAAACTGAGTCGATAGACGACTGA